One stretch of Saccharopolyspora erythraea DNA includes these proteins:
- a CDS encoding toxin-antitoxin system HicB family antitoxin, with amino-acid sequence MDLSPYISQLREDLTSAASAGDEQTRQTAAVLSSAIEPAARLAIMNALSDLAAEVTTHLDGQVVDIRLDGRDVRVGVSGSTGEPAGARDEQPPPPPPGDGGDISRITLRLLDEIKSQAEQAASVQGVSLNTWVAQAVQGALHGGARARGPREGGHGGRPWGPPGAGRDRWRGDGPGGSRVHGWVQG; translated from the coding sequence GGCGGGCGACGAGCAGACCCGCCAGACCGCGGCGGTGCTGTCCTCGGCGATCGAGCCCGCCGCCCGCCTGGCGATCATGAACGCGTTGTCGGACCTCGCGGCGGAGGTCACCACGCACCTCGACGGACAGGTCGTGGACATCCGGCTGGACGGCCGGGACGTCCGGGTCGGGGTCAGCGGCAGCACCGGCGAACCGGCCGGCGCCCGGGACGAGCAGCCGCCGCCCCCGCCGCCCGGCGACGGCGGCGACATCAGCCGGATCACGCTGCGCCTGCTCGACGAGATCAAGTCGCAGGCCGAGCAGGCCGCCTCCGTGCAGGGCGTGTCGCTGAACACCTGGGTCGCGCAAGCCGTGCAGGGCGCCCTGCACGGCGGAGCCAGGGCGCGCGGACCGCGCGAAGGCGGCCACGGCGGCAGGCCGTGGGGGCCGCCCGGGGCGGGCCGGGACCGGTGGCGCGGTGACGGGCCGGGCGGCTCGCGCGTCCACGGCTGGGTCCAGGGCTGA
- a CDS encoding DUF4097 family beta strand repeat-containing protein has translation MTEQHSGFEDRSDELVRTQDFETPHPIELDISNNAGSIRIELAETPVTHVEVRHDPSSAGPDWRSGLSGLLNWVSEQFGESGLRPGGDGPREPLAEAVHQTRIDLTGSRLAVRGPAAAPLRGIPLAIRITAPLESQIGVHTSGQVSVSGKAGRVQIQAASGDVSVDESSGSATVRTSAGPLKLGSVLGGVQARSGSGDVEIASIDSPSSVVTGSGNVWIGAVHDDVLVRSGSGDLTVADATRGQVELISGSGQLQVAVRRGVGAEVDLTSSTGSATSDLAVSDEPPAEEPPLRVFGRTGTGDALIMSGI, from the coding sequence ATGACCGAGCAGCACTCCGGCTTCGAGGACCGCTCCGACGAGCTGGTCCGCACCCAGGACTTCGAGACCCCGCACCCCATCGAGCTCGACATCAGCAACAACGCGGGCTCGATCCGCATCGAGCTGGCCGAGACGCCGGTGACCCACGTCGAGGTCCGCCACGACCCGTCGTCGGCCGGGCCGGACTGGCGCAGCGGACTGTCCGGGCTGCTGAACTGGGTCAGCGAGCAGTTCGGCGAGAGCGGGCTGCGTCCCGGCGGCGACGGGCCGCGCGAGCCGCTCGCCGAGGCGGTGCACCAGACCCGCATCGACCTGACCGGAAGCAGGCTCGCGGTGCGCGGACCGGCCGCGGCCCCGCTGCGGGGGATCCCGCTTGCGATCAGGATCACCGCACCACTGGAGTCGCAGATCGGCGTGCACACCTCGGGTCAGGTATCGGTCAGCGGCAAGGCCGGCCGGGTGCAGATCCAGGCGGCCTCCGGGGACGTGAGCGTCGACGAGTCCAGCGGCAGCGCGACCGTGCGCACCAGCGCGGGACCGCTCAAGCTCGGGTCGGTGCTCGGAGGCGTGCAGGCCCGCAGCGGCAGCGGCGACGTCGAGATCGCCTCGATCGACTCGCCGTCCTCGGTGGTCACCGGCAGCGGCAACGTCTGGATCGGCGCGGTGCACGACGACGTGCTGGTCCGCTCCGGCAGCGGTGACCTCACCGTCGCCGACGCGACGCGGGGCCAGGTGGAGCTGATCAGCGGGTCCGGGCAGTTGCAGGTCGCGGTGCGCCGCGGCGTCGGCGCCGAGGTGGACCTGACGTCGTCGACCGGCAGCGCGACCAGCGACCTGGCGGTGTCGGACGAACCGCCCGCCGAGGAGCCGCCGCTGCGCGTGTTCGGCCGCACCGGCACCGGGGACGCTTTGATCATGTCGGGGATCTGA
- a CDS encoding winged helix-turn-helix domain-containing protein: protein MQTMSIETARRTALAAQGFADPRPAGEVNRRHLQRALGRTKLLQLDSVNVAVRAHYMPVYSRLGAYPADLVDDAAWSHRSRRPRLLVEYWAHEASLIPVEDWPLLRWRMREYGGAWRRKFRTLLERAPQLVDDVLAAVKDLGPIGAGALERELGGGQKQGTGPWWNRTDTKHACELLFAMGELTTGARRGFERLYDLPERVLPADVLAADPEDDVAVRGLVERSAQALGVGTEADLRDYYRLSPAQSKQAVAELVEDGLLEPVTVHGWRQPAYRHAGARVPRKVTGRALLCPFDPLIWERSRTERLFGFRYRIEIYVPEPKRQYGYYVFPFLLDGKLVARVDLKADRAAGVLRVPGAFAEPGADLAAVVPELAGALGDMAAWLGLGGVAVGERGDLATALRTATRGND, encoded by the coding sequence GTGCAGACCATGAGCATCGAGACCGCGCGGCGCACCGCGCTGGCGGCGCAGGGCTTCGCCGATCCGCGGCCGGCCGGGGAGGTCAACCGCAGGCACCTGCAACGCGCGCTGGGCCGGACCAAGCTGCTCCAGCTCGACTCGGTCAACGTCGCGGTCCGCGCGCACTACATGCCGGTCTACAGCAGGCTCGGCGCCTACCCCGCGGACCTGGTCGACGACGCCGCCTGGTCGCACCGCTCGCGGCGCCCCCGGCTGCTCGTGGAGTACTGGGCGCACGAGGCGTCGCTGATCCCCGTCGAGGACTGGCCGCTGCTGCGCTGGCGGATGCGCGAGTACGGCGGCGCCTGGCGGCGCAAGTTCCGCACGCTGCTCGAGCGCGCGCCGCAACTGGTCGACGACGTGCTCGCGGCGGTCAAGGACCTCGGCCCGATCGGCGCCGGCGCGCTGGAGCGCGAGCTCGGCGGCGGGCAGAAGCAGGGCACCGGCCCCTGGTGGAACCGCACCGACACCAAGCACGCCTGCGAGCTGCTGTTCGCGATGGGGGAGCTGACCACCGGGGCTCGGCGAGGTTTCGAACGCCTCTACGACCTGCCGGAGCGGGTGCTGCCCGCCGACGTGCTCGCCGCCGACCCCGAGGACGACGTCGCGGTCCGCGGCCTGGTGGAGCGCTCCGCACAGGCGCTCGGGGTGGGCACCGAGGCCGATCTGCGCGACTACTACCGGCTCAGCCCCGCCCAGTCCAAGCAGGCCGTCGCCGAGCTGGTCGAGGACGGCCTGCTGGAGCCGGTGACCGTGCACGGCTGGCGCCAGCCCGCCTACCGCCACGCCGGGGCGCGCGTGCCGCGCAAGGTGACCGGGCGAGCGCTGCTGTGCCCGTTCGACCCGCTGATCTGGGAGCGCTCGCGCACCGAGCGCCTGTTCGGCTTCCGCTACCGCATCGAGATCTACGTGCCGGAACCCAAGCGCCAGTACGGCTACTACGTGTTCCCGTTCCTGCTGGACGGGAAGCTCGTCGCCCGCGTCGACCTGAAGGCCGACCGAGCGGCCGGGGTGCTGCGAGTGCCCGGCGCGTTCGCCGAACCGGGCGCCGACCTCGCGGCGGTGGTGCCGGAACTCGCCGGCGCGCTGGGTGACATGGCGGCCTGGCTCGGGCTGGGCGGGGTGGCCGTGGGGGAGCGCGGCGACCTGGCCACCGCCCTGCGCACCGCTACCCGCGGCAACGACTGA
- a CDS encoding GNAT family N-acetyltransferase — MAEADVRVAGPDDAAEIARIQLTTWRTAYADVLPEDVLAGLDPAETESQWRHALTGGPASVLVAIEGQWLVGFCAAGFAPTTETAAADGTEPPDAATVALVSTLLVEPRWGRRGHGGRLLGAMAQRLSAEGATRGITWVPEADQASTGFYASVGWQPDGTVRTLDAGGRPLRELRLSGSLDLRFERS; from the coding sequence ATGGCCGAAGCCGACGTGCGAGTCGCCGGACCCGACGACGCCGCCGAGATCGCGAGGATCCAGCTGACGACCTGGCGCACCGCCTACGCCGACGTGCTCCCGGAAGACGTGCTGGCCGGACTGGACCCCGCCGAGACCGAGTCGCAGTGGCGCCACGCGCTGACCGGGGGCCCGGCATCGGTGCTGGTCGCCATCGAGGGCCAGTGGCTGGTGGGGTTCTGCGCCGCCGGGTTCGCCCCGACGACCGAGACCGCCGCCGCCGACGGCACCGAACCGCCCGACGCGGCCACGGTGGCGCTGGTCAGCACGCTGCTGGTGGAGCCGAGGTGGGGCAGGCGCGGCCACGGCGGGCGGCTGCTGGGCGCGATGGCGCAGCGCCTGAGCGCCGAGGGCGCCACCCGCGGCATCACCTGGGTCCCCGAGGCGGACCAGGCTTCGACCGGCTTCTACGCGAGTGTGGGGTGGCAGCCGGACGGTACAGTGCGGACACTCGATGCGGGTGGCCGTCCCCTCCGCGAGCTGAGGTTGTCCGGCTCGCTCGACCTGCGCTTCGAGCGGAGTTGA
- a CDS encoding VTT domain-containing protein — MIGLLSTTFGVAVASALMPLISVELFVIGLVLKGPEVPWWALALVIAVGQVAGKMLYYYAARGVVRLPAFLRRRTEAKTKGRWSAWIDRFRETCRKRPLWTGGVLLVSAIASLPPFAAIVFVAGWAKVPLTTFLVTGFVGRFLRFGVLAVAPGALVAWI; from the coding sequence GTGATCGGTCTGCTCTCGACGACCTTCGGGGTCGCGGTGGCCTCCGCGCTGATGCCGCTGATCAGCGTCGAGCTGTTCGTGATCGGTCTGGTGCTCAAGGGGCCGGAGGTGCCGTGGTGGGCCCTGGCGCTGGTCATCGCGGTCGGGCAGGTCGCGGGCAAGATGCTGTACTACTACGCCGCGCGCGGGGTCGTGCGGCTGCCCGCGTTCCTGCGGCGGCGGACCGAGGCCAAGACCAAGGGCCGCTGGAGCGCGTGGATCGACCGGTTCCGCGAGACCTGCCGCAAGCGCCCGCTGTGGACCGGCGGGGTGCTGCTGGTGAGCGCCATCGCGAGCCTGCCGCCGTTCGCGGCGATCGTCTTCGTGGCGGGCTGGGCGAAGGTGCCGCTGACGACTTTCCTGGTCACTGGGTTCGTCGGTCGTTTCCTGCGGTTCGGGGTGCTGGCGGTCGCGCCGGGCGCCCTCGTCGCCTGGATATAG